Proteins from one Palaemon carinicauda isolate YSFRI2023 chromosome 26, ASM3689809v2, whole genome shotgun sequence genomic window:
- the LOC137619868 gene encoding uncharacterized protein, whose translation MVKLLKPYRLDTDPSSSNAAKEWKHSHRTFTNFIEESGDAAPDKLRALVNCVSSSVYELIEDCNTFESAIAKLESVYLKLPNEQLLENKSLNLETAHSQARTVDLAQRSAYAYASPPVPHTAALVPERQAQPSGDQQQHPTQEGAKGSSPGGSAVAAAYLSKRKCYFCGNALHSTSRVSCPVRTATCNKCSKTGHFAKVCKSKVSGSTAATLYNPTLLTITATYPNNLSHAATNITVNGHSYKALVDSCSSDSFIREEVAQRLKLTVVPAS comes from the exons ATGGTTAAGTTACTGAAGCCGTACAGACTGGACACAGATCCCAGCTCGTCCAATGCAGCCAAAGAGTGGAAGCACTCGCATAGAACATTCACTAATTTCATAGAAGAAAGTGGAGATGCTGCACCAGACAAGTTGAGGGCATTAGTGAATTGTGTGTCCTCGAGTGTTTATGAACTGATCGAAGACTGTAATACTTTTGAGAGTGCAATCGCCAAACTGGAAAGTGTTTATCTCAAGTTGCCGAATGAG CAGCTACTAGAGAATAAGTCACTGAATCTGGAGACTGCACACAGTCAAGCTCGTACAGTGGATCTTGCCCAGCGCAGTGCCTACGCATATGCATCGCCACCTGTTCCTCATACTGCTGCTTTAGTTCCCGAGCGGCAGGCGCAGCCCAGCGGTGACCAGCAGCAACATCCAACGCAAGAGGGAGCAAAAGGAAGTTCACCAGGAGGTTCAGCTGTTGCAGCAGCCTACTtatcaaagagaaaatgttatttttgtggtaaTGCACTTCACAGTACAAGTAGAGTGAGTTGTCCCGTACGTACTGCCACATGCAACAAATGCAGTAAAACAGGCCATTTTGCAAAAGTCTGTAAATCGAAAGTTTCAGGTAGTACCGCTGCTACATTGTATAATCCCACTTTGCTTACAATAACTGCCActtatccaaataatctttcacATGCAGCTACAAACATCACTGTAAATGGCCACTCATATAAGGCACTAGTTGATTCTTGTAGCTCAGATAGTTTTATACGTGAGGAAGTAGCGCAGAGACTAAAACTGACAGTAGTCCCTGCAAGCTAA